From the genome of Sulfitobacter sp. DSM 110093, one region includes:
- a CDS encoding invasion associated locus B family protein — translation MKTCGLALGALALVASGAVAQEQSTNRVAAKTDWSVFVEDNPTECWGVSTPKEVVNTRDGRVVAVNRGQTLLMVFYRPSAEAKGQVAFTGGYPFASGSTVTMDISGDSYELFTEGEWAWPATTADDAKIIAAMKRGADATLVGRSSRGTQTSDKFSLLGFTAAVEDAAKRCGG, via the coding sequence ATGAAGACATGTGGTCTTGCACTTGGGGCGCTCGCCCTTGTGGCAAGTGGCGCAGTGGCGCAGGAGCAGAGCACCAATCGGGTGGCTGCCAAGACCGACTGGAGCGTCTTTGTAGAAGATAACCCGACGGAGTGCTGGGGCGTTTCAACGCCCAAGGAAGTCGTGAACACTCGCGATGGGCGGGTGGTTGCAGTGAACCGGGGTCAGACATTGCTGATGGTGTTCTACCGTCCGTCTGCCGAGGCCAAGGGTCAGGTTGCTTTCACCGGCGGCTATCCTTTCGCATCCGGTTCGACCGTGACGATGGATATTTCGGGCGATAGCTACGAGCTGTTCACCGAAGGGGAGTGGGCATGGCCTGCGACCACGGCGGATGACGCCAAGATCATCGCCGCCATGAAACGCGGCGCGGATGCGACTTTGGTCGGCCGTTCATCGCGCGGCACACAGACCAGCGACAAGTTCTCGCTGCTGGGGTTCACGGCGGCGGTGGAAGATGCGGCGAAGCGCTGCGGCGGCTGA